From a region of the Tolypothrix sp. NIES-4075 genome:
- a CDS encoding zinc-binding dehydrogenase codes for MSKIRAVVVDPNVSGRLALYDVDAPTPAANEAVVRVAAISLNRGEIRRSTTAEAGWRPGWDLAGIVETPAADNSGPSLGARVVGFVRSGAWGELVSVPTHSLAELPPSVSFAQAATLPVAGLTAYHALLKGGSLLGRPVLITGASGGVGNFAIQLAQLSGAHVTAHIRRPEYESFVKDAGAHYVVIGEDVSAASEYGPYHLILESVGGNVLGTALGLLAPDGAIVLFGTSGGNEVTFNAQRFYGTGGASLYGFILFHELQLESAAVGLKRLANLVESGQLRPHIDLEADWTQIADIAQKLLDRHFPGKAVLHVTN; via the coding sequence ATGAGTAAAATACGTGCTGTTGTAGTCGATCCCAATGTATCTGGACGTTTAGCACTGTATGATGTCGATGCACCGACACCTGCTGCTAATGAAGCGGTAGTTAGGGTAGCAGCAATTTCTTTGAATCGAGGTGAAATTAGACGTTCTACTACTGCTGAGGCTGGTTGGCGACCTGGTTGGGACTTAGCCGGAATAGTAGAAACTCCTGCGGCTGATAATTCAGGACCATCTCTTGGAGCGCGGGTAGTTGGTTTTGTTCGTTCTGGTGCTTGGGGAGAATTGGTATCTGTGCCCACCCACTCTCTAGCCGAATTACCACCTTCAGTATCCTTTGCTCAAGCTGCGACATTACCTGTAGCAGGTTTAACGGCTTACCATGCTTTACTCAAAGGTGGTTCCCTTCTAGGTCGTCCAGTCTTAATTACAGGTGCATCGGGTGGTGTTGGTAACTTTGCTATCCAGTTAGCGCAGTTGAGTGGAGCGCATGTTACAGCACACATTCGCCGTCCGGAATACGAATCTTTTGTTAAAGACGCTGGAGCGCATTATGTCGTCATTGGCGAAGATGTTTCAGCAGCCAGTGAGTACGGTCCATATCATTTGATTTTAGAGTCTGTGGGCGGGAATGTCCTGGGAACAGCTCTAGGTTTGTTAGCACCAGATGGGGCGATCGTTTTGTTTGGTACTTCAGGGGGAAATGAAGTGACATTCAACGCTCAACGCTTCTATGGTACTGGCGGTGCGAGTTTATACGGCTTTATATTGTTTCATGAATTACAACTAGAATCGGCAGCAGTTGGTTTAAAACGGCTGGCAAATTTAGTAGAATCGGGTCAATTGCGTCCTCACATAGATTTAGAAGCTGATTGGACACAAATAGCTGATATAGCACAAAAGTTACTTGATAGACATTTTCCTGGTAAGGCTGTACTGCACGTCACCAATTGA
- a CDS encoding DUF362 domain-containing protein, with protein MAYKITSQCISCKLCASVCPVGAIKIIDGNHWIDPDLCTNCVDSVYSVPQCKAGCPTCNGCKKQPNDYWESWFDTYNNIVKNLKKEPDYWETWFNCYSHKLSEQLQKNQQQEAIIEA; from the coding sequence ATGGCTTACAAAATTACCAGCCAATGTATTTCCTGCAAACTGTGTGCATCTGTATGTCCAGTTGGCGCAATTAAAATAATTGACGGAAACCACTGGATTGACCCGGACCTTTGCACAAACTGTGTTGATAGTGTTTATAGCGTGCCTCAATGTAAAGCCGGTTGTCCCACTTGCAACGGCTGCAAAAAACAGCCAAACGATTACTGGGAATCATGGTTTGACACTTACAACAATATAGTCAAGAATCTAAAAAAAGAACCAGATTATTGGGAAACTTGGTTTAACTGTTATTCCCATAAATTATCTGAACAATTGCAAAAAAATCAACAGCAAGAAGCTATAATTGAAGCATAG
- a CDS encoding isopenicillin N synthase family dioxygenase gives MSQVPIIDISGLVKKSGDLAIASQIGQACREYGFFYIVGHGVDEKLQQRLEELSRQFFAQDLETKLKIRMALGGKAWRGYFPVGGELTSGKPDLKEGIYFGAELGEDHPLVQADTPMHGSNLFPDNIPLFRETVLEYMEVMTQLGHTLMAGIALSLGLEESYFADRYTSDPLTLFRIFNYPPDLSLPDDEDKWGVGEHTDYGVLTILKQDNCGGLQVKSKSGWIAAPPIPNSFVCNIGDMLDRMTGGLYRSTPHRVLNKLRHHRLSFPFFFDPNFDVEVKPIQLSAVVNDDKQQRWDKASVHDFRGTYGDYVLSKVSKVFPELRRSVL, from the coding sequence ATGTCGCAAGTTCCTATTATTGATATCAGCGGGTTGGTGAAAAAAAGCGGCGATTTGGCGATCGCATCTCAGATCGGGCAAGCGTGCCGCGAGTACGGGTTTTTCTATATCGTTGGACATGGGGTGGATGAAAAGTTGCAGCAAAGGCTGGAAGAACTCAGCCGACAGTTTTTCGCCCAGGATCTGGAAACTAAACTGAAAATTCGCATGGCTTTGGGTGGTAAAGCATGGCGTGGGTATTTCCCGGTAGGAGGTGAACTAACATCCGGCAAACCTGACCTGAAAGAGGGTATTTACTTTGGTGCGGAATTGGGAGAGGATCACCCGCTTGTACAAGCCGATACCCCCATGCACGGTTCTAACCTCTTCCCTGACAACATACCTTTATTCCGGGAGACAGTGCTGGAATATATGGAGGTGATGACGCAACTTGGACACACACTGATGGCTGGTATTGCCCTGAGCTTAGGGCTGGAAGAGTCTTACTTTGCTGACCGTTACACATCAGACCCTTTGACCTTGTTTCGTATCTTTAACTACCCTCCAGATTTATCATTACCTGATGATGAAGATAAATGGGGCGTGGGAGAACACACCGACTACGGTGTTTTAACCATTCTCAAACAGGATAACTGCGGCGGATTGCAAGTGAAGTCAAAGTCAGGTTGGATTGCTGCACCTCCTATTCCCAATTCATTTGTGTGTAATATCGGGGATATGCTCGATCGCATGACCGGAGGATTGTATCGTTCTACACCTCACCGCGTTTTGAATAAATTGAGGCATCATCGCCTTTCGTTCCCCTTCTTTTTCGATCCCAACTTCGATGTTGAGGTGAAGCCGATTCAACTTTCGGCGGTGGTGAATGATGATAAGCAACAACGCTGGGATAAAGCTAGTGTTCACGACTTTCGCGGGACGTATGGCGATTATGTGTTGAGTAAAGTGTCGAAAGTTTTTCCAGAGTTAAGGCGATCGGTTTTGTAG
- a CDS encoding group I truncated hemoglobin, with protein sequence MDKLYDKLGGKPTLDKVVQDFHKRILADNTLQPFFANTDMEKQRQHQVAFFAQIFEGPNEYKGRAMEATHAGMNLQQPHFDAIVSHLKESMASVGASTEDTNAAVARVDKLKGAILNK encoded by the coding sequence ATGGACAAGTTGTACGATAAACTTGGCGGAAAACCAACTCTGGATAAAGTAGTCCAGGATTTCCACAAACGTATTTTAGCAGATAACACCCTCCAACCGTTTTTTGCTAATACAGATATGGAAAAGCAACGCCAGCATCAAGTTGCTTTCTTCGCTCAAATTTTTGAAGGTCCCAACGAATACAAGGGACGTGCAATGGAAGCAACCCACGCGGGTATGAATCTACAGCAGCCACACTTCGATGCGATCGTTTCTCATCTGAAAGAATCAATGGCTTCCGTTGGTGCATCCACAGAAGACACAAACGCAGCAGTTGCTCGTGTTGACAAATTGAAAGGCGCTATTTTGAACAAGTAA
- a CDS encoding dienelactone hydrolase family protein, whose amino-acid sequence MKEITRRQFIATATLATGFALAVQPIFAKVITTDSKGLVAGAVKIPVKDGEIPAYRAMPAKSGNFPIVLVIQEIFGVHEHIQDICRRFAKLGYVAVAPELFVRQGDVSKLSSIEEIRPIVDKVPDAQVLSDLDATVNWVVKSAKGNINKLGITGFCWGGRITWLYAAHNPQVKAGVAWYGRLVGDVTGLTPKHPVDIASTLKVPVLGLYGGKDTGIPLETIKQMRDRLKSSSSKSEIIVYPDAPHAFFADYRPSYRERDAKQGWQRLQAWFKQHGVS is encoded by the coding sequence ATGAAAGAAATAACGCGCCGTCAATTTATTGCGACAGCTACCCTAGCAACAGGTTTTGCCCTAGCAGTACAACCGATTTTTGCCAAAGTCATCACCACCGACAGTAAAGGATTAGTCGCGGGTGCGGTGAAAATTCCGGTCAAAGATGGGGAAATTCCCGCTTATAGGGCAATGCCTGCAAAAAGTGGAAATTTCCCGATTGTCCTAGTGATTCAGGAAATCTTTGGTGTACACGAACACATTCAGGATATCTGCCGTCGCTTTGCCAAGTTGGGGTATGTGGCTGTTGCACCCGAATTGTTCGTGCGTCAAGGTGATGTCTCGAAGTTAAGCAGTATAGAAGAAATTCGCCCGATAGTCGATAAAGTACCAGATGCTCAAGTGCTATCCGACCTTGATGCCACAGTAAACTGGGTAGTAAAGTCAGCAAAGGGGAATATTAATAAGTTAGGAATTACAGGCTTCTGCTGGGGTGGTCGTATTACTTGGCTGTACGCAGCACACAATCCTCAAGTTAAGGCAGGCGTCGCTTGGTACGGACGACTAGTAGGTGATGTTACTGGATTAACACCCAAGCATCCTGTCGATATTGCCTCTACGTTGAAAGTACCAGTTCTCGGACTTTATGGTGGCAAAGATACGGGTATTCCTCTTGAAACAATCAAGCAAATGCGCGATCGCCTTAAATCCAGCAGCAGCAAATCCGAAATCATTGTTTACCCAGATGCACCCCATGCCTTTTTTGCTGATTATCGCCCTTCCTACCGCGAAAGAGACGCTAAACAAGGCTGGCAACGTCTCCAAGCATGGTTTAAGCAGCATGGGGTGTCATAA
- a CDS encoding NAD(P)-dependent alcohol dehydrogenase, translating to MKAIAIRGYGSADVLRYEDLPTPKIKSDQLLVKVHASSVNPVDWKIRQGMLQLITGYSFPKILGFDLSGEVVEVGSDVTRFKPGDLIYGCLSAALGGAYAEYAAVAEKVAAMKPTNMTFEEAASLPVAAGTSLQALRDLGNIQPLQSVLVNGASGGVGVFAVQLAKIFGAEVTGVCSSKNFDLVKSLGADRLIDYKQQNFTQDAARYDIIFDAVAKESFSSCKEVLKPNGIYITTLPSADSFVQGALTALIPGKKAKFILFNCNTEDLTYLKDLIEAGKMRTVIDRTFPLNELAAAHTYSESGRTVGKIAIAIG from the coding sequence ATGAAAGCGATCGCTATTCGTGGTTATGGTTCGGCTGATGTGTTGCGGTATGAGGATTTACCAACACCGAAAATAAAATCAGATCAGTTGCTGGTGAAGGTTCACGCTTCTAGTGTTAATCCGGTTGATTGGAAAATCCGCCAAGGAATGCTGCAATTGATTACGGGTTATTCATTCCCGAAGATTTTGGGGTTTGATTTGTCGGGTGAAGTGGTAGAAGTTGGCTCTGATGTGACGCGCTTTAAACCGGGAGATTTGATTTATGGTTGCTTAAGCGCAGCTTTGGGTGGTGCTTATGCAGAATACGCTGCTGTTGCTGAAAAAGTTGCGGCAATGAAACCGACGAATATGACGTTTGAAGAAGCAGCTTCTTTACCTGTCGCTGCGGGGACTTCGTTGCAAGCTTTGCGAGATTTGGGAAACATTCAACCGTTACAAAGCGTCTTGGTAAATGGTGCTTCGGGTGGTGTGGGCGTTTTTGCAGTGCAACTTGCGAAGATTTTTGGAGCCGAGGTGACGGGTGTTTGTAGTAGCAAAAACTTTGATTTGGTCAAGTCGTTGGGAGCCGATCGCTTGATTGATTACAAGCAACAAAATTTCACTCAAGATGCTGCCAGATACGATATTATCTTTGATGCGGTGGCGAAAGAATCGTTTTCTAGCTGCAAAGAAGTTCTTAAACCTAACGGTATTTACATAACTACACTACCAAGCGCTGATAGTTTTGTACAAGGTGCTTTGACTGCGTTGATTCCTGGTAAAAAAGCGAAATTTATTCTTTTCAATTGCAATACTGAAGACTTGACTTATCTCAAAGATTTAATTGAGGCTGGGAAAATGCGAACAGTAATTGATCGCACATTTCCTTTAAATGAATTAGCAGCAGCGCATACATACAGCGAAAGTGGTCGAACTGTAGGGAAAATTGCGATCGCGATCGGCTAG
- the nifB gene encoding nitrogenase cofactor biosynthesis protein NifB: MTLPSSGIINTTVVTEPTKAKSGGCGRKSDTSHVVEMDEKTKERIAKHPCYSEDAHHHYARLHVAVAPACNIQCNYCNRKYDCANESRPGVVSELLTPEEAAHKALVIAGKIPQMTVVGIAGPGDPLANPDKTFRTFELIAEQAPDIKLCLSTNGLMLPEYVDRIKQLNIDHVTITINMVDPEIGVKIYPWVHYNRKRYRGLEGVKILHEKQMEGLQALKEADILCKVNSVMIPGINDEHLVEVNKVIRSKGAFLHNIMPLISAPEHGTHFGLTGQRGPTPKELKAVQDDCSGNMKMMRHCRQCRADAVGLLGEDRSQEFSKDKILEITPEYDLAKRQEVHEGIEKFQQEIKAAKEKAKVETRLIASVQNSPKILVAVATKGSGLVNQHFGHAKEFQIYEVDGNEARFVSHRKIDHFCQSGYGEEGTLEKIIEAIADCKAVLVSKIGESPKTKLEKAGIQAVESYDVIEKVALEFYQQWNKQ, from the coding sequence ATGACACTACCGTCTTCAGGAATTATCAACACCACCGTCGTCACAGAACCAACCAAAGCAAAATCCGGTGGTTGCGGACGTAAGAGCGATACTAGCCACGTCGTCGAAATGGACGAAAAGACCAAAGAGCGCATCGCCAAACATCCTTGTTATAGTGAAGATGCACATCATCACTACGCTAGGCTGCACGTTGCAGTTGCGCCGGCTTGTAACATTCAATGCAACTATTGCAATCGGAAATATGACTGCGCTAACGAAAGTCGTCCCGGAGTAGTTAGCGAATTGCTAACTCCCGAAGAAGCAGCACACAAAGCATTGGTAATTGCAGGCAAAATTCCCCAAATGACAGTTGTGGGAATCGCAGGTCCTGGAGATCCACTAGCGAATCCAGATAAGACCTTCCGCACCTTTGAGTTGATTGCCGAACAAGCACCGGATATTAAGCTTTGTCTGTCAACCAACGGATTGATGCTTCCCGAATACGTTGATCGCATTAAACAACTAAATATCGATCACGTCACCATCACCATCAACATGGTAGACCCAGAAATCGGGGTCAAGATTTATCCTTGGGTTCACTACAACCGCAAGCGTTATAGAGGTCTTGAAGGAGTCAAGATTCTGCACGAAAAGCAGATGGAAGGACTGCAAGCTTTGAAAGAAGCTGACATCTTATGCAAAGTAAACTCGGTGATGATTCCGGGAATTAATGACGAACACTTAGTAGAAGTAAATAAAGTCATTCGCTCCAAAGGTGCATTTCTGCACAACATTATGCCGTTGATTTCTGCACCAGAACACGGCACACACTTCGGCTTAACCGGGCAGCGCGGTCCCACACCGAAAGAACTCAAGGCAGTTCAAGATGATTGCTCCGGCAATATGAAAATGATGCGCCATTGTCGTCAATGTCGTGCAGATGCGGTAGGATTATTAGGAGAAGACCGCAGCCAAGAATTTAGCAAAGACAAAATCTTGGAAATAACACCCGAATACGACTTGGCTAAACGTCAAGAAGTCCACGAAGGAATTGAGAAGTTCCAACAAGAAATCAAAGCAGCTAAAGAAAAAGCCAAAGTAGAGACGCGATTAATCGCGTCTGTACAAAACAGTCCCAAAATCTTAGTAGCAGTTGCAACCAAAGGCAGCGGATTGGTAAATCAACACTTTGGTCATGCGAAAGAATTCCAAATTTACGAAGTAGATGGTAACGAAGCTCGTTTTGTCAGCCATCGCAAAATCGACCACTTCTGCCAAAGTGGATATGGAGAAGAAGGCACACTAGAAAAAATCATTGAAGCGATCGCCGATTGCAAAGCGGTTTTAGTCTCCAAAATTGGTGAATCTCCCAAAACCAAATTGGAAAAAGCCGGAATACAGGCTGTTGAAAGCTACGATGTCATCGAAAAAGTTGCATTAGAATTTTACCAGCAATGGAATAAGCAATAG
- the nifH gene encoding nitrogenase iron protein — protein sequence MSVDEKIRQIAFYGKGGIGKSTTSQNTLAAMAEMGQRILIVGCDPKADSTRLMLHSKAQTTVLHLAAERGAVEDLELHEVMLTGFRGVRCVESGGPEPGVGCAGRGIITAINFLEENGAYQDVDFVSYDVLGDVVCGGFAMPIREGKAQEIYIVTSGEMMAMYAANNIARGILKYAHTGGVRLGGLICNSRKVDREIELIETLAERLNTQMIHFVPRDNIVQHAELRRMTVNEYAPDSDQGNEYRTLAKKIINNDKLTIPNHYWINIEQRSRFPIPALPPLTM from the coding sequence ATGTCCGTTGATGAAAAAATTAGACAGATAGCTTTCTACGGTAAAGGCGGTATCGGTAAATCTACCACCTCTCAAAATACCCTTGCAGCTATGGCAGAAATGGGTCAGCGCATTTTGATTGTGGGTTGCGACCCCAAAGCTGACTCTACCCGTTTGATGCTGCACAGTAAAGCTCAAACCACCGTTCTTCACCTCGCTGCTGAACGTGGTGCAGTAGAAGACTTAGAACTACACGAAGTCATGCTCACCGGTTTCCGTGGTGTACGTTGCGTAGAATCTGGTGGTCCAGAACCCGGTGTAGGTTGCGCCGGTCGTGGTATCATCACCGCCATCAACTTCTTAGAAGAAAACGGTGCTTACCAAGACGTAGACTTCGTATCCTATGACGTATTAGGTGACGTTGTATGTGGTGGTTTCGCTATGCCTATTCGTGAAGGCAAAGCACAAGAAATCTACATCGTTACATCAGGTGAAATGATGGCGATGTACGCTGCTAACAACATCGCTCGCGGTATTCTCAAGTATGCTCACACCGGCGGTGTGCGCTTAGGTGGTTTGATTTGTAACAGCCGTAAAGTTGACCGGGAAATCGAATTGATCGAAACCCTGGCAGAACGGTTGAACACCCAAATGATTCACTTCGTACCTCGTGACAACATCGTTCAACACGCAGAATTGCGTCGGATGACTGTTAACGAGTACGCACCTGATAGCGATCAGGGTAACGAATACCGCACATTAGCGAAGAAAATCATCAACAACGACAAGCTCACCATTCCTAATCACTATTGGATAAATATTGAACAGCGATCGCGCTTTCCAATTCCGGCACTACCACCCCTAACAATGTAG
- the nifU gene encoding Fe-S cluster assembly protein NifU — MWEYTDKVLELFYNPKNQGEIEETAEQNVKVATGEVGSIACGDALRLHLKVQVNTDKILDARFQTFGCTSAIASSSALTELVKGLTLDEALAVTNKDIANYLGGLPEAKMHCSVMGQEALEAAIFNYRGIEREVHDDDDEGALICTCFGISDTKIRRVIRENSLITAEEVTNYVKAGGGCGSCLATIDDIIKEVQRESALEIAAPASNKIAVATKIAPSTLTTVQKIALIQKVLDEEVRPVLLADGGDVELYDVEGDKVKVLLQGACGSCSSSTATLKIAIEARLRDRISQSIVVEAVEPLF, encoded by the coding sequence ATGTGGGAATATACAGACAAAGTATTAGAACTCTTCTACAATCCCAAAAATCAGGGTGAAATTGAAGAAACTGCTGAACAAAATGTTAAGGTTGCTACTGGTGAAGTCGGCAGCATTGCTTGCGGTGATGCTTTGAGATTGCATCTAAAAGTTCAAGTTAATACAGACAAGATTCTTGATGCACGCTTTCAAACCTTTGGTTGTACGAGTGCGATCGCTTCAAGTAGTGCTTTGACTGAATTAGTTAAAGGTTTAACTCTCGATGAAGCGCTTGCGGTAACAAACAAAGACATCGCTAATTATTTAGGTGGACTTCCTGAAGCCAAAATGCATTGTTCGGTGATGGGACAAGAAGCGCTAGAAGCTGCAATCTTTAATTATCGAGGCATTGAGCGCGAAGTTCATGACGATGATGATGAAGGAGCGCTAATTTGTACTTGTTTTGGCATCAGCGATACAAAGATTCGCCGCGTAATTAGAGAGAATAGTCTTATCACCGCAGAGGAAGTAACAAATTACGTTAAAGCTGGTGGCGGATGCGGTTCTTGTTTAGCGACTATTGATGATATAATTAAAGAAGTGCAAAGGGAATCTGCACTCGAAATCGCCGCTCCTGCAAGTAATAAAATCGCGGTTGCTACAAAAATTGCTCCTTCAACGCTAACGACTGTCCAAAAAATCGCACTCATTCAAAAAGTGCTGGATGAAGAAGTTAGACCTGTATTGCTAGCCGACGGTGGAGATGTTGAACTTTACGATGTCGAAGGCGATAAGGTTAAGGTTTTACTTCAAGGTGCGTGTGGTTCATGTTCTAGCAGTACCGCAACCTTGAAAATTGCTATCGAAGCGAGATTGCGCGATCGCATTTCTCAAAGCATAGTCGTCGAAGCAGTTGAACCATTGTTCTAA
- a CDS encoding DUF2949 domain-containing protein translates to MIVARRDTKFINFLHQELSLTTADIAVALRHRELDRGPLPMLLWQYGLVDLEQLERIFDWLENQI, encoded by the coding sequence ATGATCGTAGCTCGCCGCGATACAAAATTTATCAATTTTTTGCATCAAGAACTTTCGCTTACGACTGCCGATATCGCTGTGGCACTGCGACATCGGGAATTAGATAGAGGTCCCTTACCAATGCTTCTTTGGCAATATGGTTTAGTAGACCTAGAGCAATTAGAAAGAATTTTTGATTGGCTGGAAAACCAAATTTAG
- a CDS encoding Asr1405/Asl0597 family protein: MPPCSNSDALGDQILQIPLCDRWRIHHRLQELMIKSSCPADGSLRVQVNSCITAILVRSIVMQFVASRHELVHWLERCWNYSDNY; the protein is encoded by the coding sequence ATGCCACCTTGTAGTAATTCCGATGCTTTAGGCGATCAGATTTTGCAAATTCCTTTATGCGATCGCTGGCGAATTCATCACCGTTTACAAGAGTTAATGATTAAGAGTTCTTGTCCCGCTGATGGTTCGTTGCGGGTACAGGTTAATAGTTGTATAACCGCGATTCTTGTCCGTAGTATCGTGATGCAATTTGTTGCTTCACGCCACGAGTTAGTTCACTGGTTAGAGCGTTGCTGGAATTACAGCGATAATTACTGA
- the cysE gene encoding serine O-acetyltransferase, with product MQESLDRIRNSIKTLDADTFIPKNLLFRAFFEPILSDFRIIFERDPAARNWLEVLFCYPGLHALCLHRLAHWLHCRGVSFIPRLISHFGRFFTGIEIHPGAKIGKGVFIDHGMGVVIGETAIVGDYTLIYQDVTLGGTGKEEGKRHPTLGKNVVVGAGAKILGNIQIGDRVRVGAGSVVLRDVSSDCTVVGIPGRTICRKKEETLSPLEHGKLPDVEASVMHTLLSRIEQLEKELQILKSQSMVNGCRDAINRVSTRVNS from the coding sequence ATGCAAGAATCTTTAGATAGAATTAGAAACTCAATAAAAACGCTGGATGCGGATACTTTTATCCCGAAAAATCTGCTATTTAGAGCTTTTTTTGAGCCGATATTGAGTGATTTTCGCATTATCTTTGAGCGCGATCCGGCGGCACGTAATTGGCTGGAAGTGCTGTTTTGCTATCCAGGATTACATGCACTTTGTCTGCATCGTCTTGCTCACTGGTTGCACTGTCGTGGAGTAAGTTTCATTCCGCGTTTGATTTCACATTTTGGGCGGTTTTTCACCGGAATTGAAATTCACCCAGGTGCAAAGATTGGCAAAGGTGTATTTATCGACCACGGTATGGGCGTTGTCATTGGTGAAACTGCCATTGTGGGAGATTATACGCTGATTTACCAAGATGTGACTCTTGGCGGAACTGGAAAAGAAGAAGGTAAGCGTCATCCCACTTTAGGCAAAAACGTTGTGGTGGGTGCGGGTGCGAAAATTTTAGGCAATATTCAAATTGGCGATCGCGTTCGTGTCGGCGCCGGTTCAGTAGTTTTGCGCGATGTCTCTTCAGATTGTACCGTCGTGGGAATTCCCGGACGCACTATTTGCCGCAAAAAGGAAGAAACCCTCTCCCCCTTAGAACATGGAAAACTACCCGATGTCGAGGCGTCGGTAATGCACACTTTGCTCTCTCGCATCGAGCAACTTGAAAAAGAATTGCAAATTCTCAAAAGTCAGTCAATGGTCAATGGTTGTAGAGACGCGATTAATCGCGTCTCTACAAGAGTCAATAGTTAA
- the nifS gene encoding cysteine desulfurase NifS: MQKNCIYLDNNATTKVDPEVVEAMMPYMTDFYGNPSSMHTFGGQVGKAVKQARQQVAALLGADDSEIIFTSCGTEGDNAAIRAALLAQPEKRHIITTQVEHPAVLNVCKQLETQGYTVTYLSVNGKGQLDLDELEASLTGNTALVTIMYANNETGVIFPIEQIGLRVKEYGAIFHVDAVQAVGKIPLNMKTSTVDMLTMSGHKIHAPKGVGVLYVRRGVRFRPFIIGGQQERGRRSGTENVPGIIALGKAAELEMLHLEEATKRERKLRDRLEQAILTKIPDCEVNGDPTQRLPNTTNIGFKYIEGEAILLYLNQHGICASSGSACSSGSLEPSHVLRAMGLPYTILHGSIRFSLCRYTTEAEIDQVIAVMPDIIQRLRDMSPFKNDQAGWLQAQTLAHR, encoded by the coding sequence ATGCAAAAGAACTGCATTTATCTGGATAACAACGCCACAACCAAAGTAGATCCAGAAGTAGTAGAGGCAATGATGCCCTACATGACAGATTTTTACGGTAATCCTTCGAGTATGCACACCTTTGGTGGGCAAGTTGGTAAAGCCGTAAAACAAGCACGTCAACAAGTTGCAGCCTTACTGGGAGCCGATGATTCAGAAATCATCTTCACCAGTTGCGGTACAGAAGGTGATAACGCTGCGATTCGCGCTGCATTGTTAGCGCAACCCGAAAAGCGTCACATCATCACCACCCAAGTAGAACATCCAGCAGTGCTGAATGTCTGCAAACAACTGGAAACTCAAGGTTACACCGTTACCTATTTGTCGGTGAATGGTAAGGGACAGTTGGATCTAGATGAACTAGAAGCCTCCCTGACTGGTAACACCGCTTTGGTGACGATTATGTACGCCAATAACGAAACCGGTGTAATTTTCCCAATTGAGCAAATTGGGTTGCGCGTGAAAGAGTATGGTGCTATATTTCATGTAGATGCGGTGCAAGCGGTTGGTAAAATCCCGCTAAATATGAAGACCAGCACTGTAGATATGCTTACGATGTCCGGTCATAAAATACATGCACCAAAAGGAGTTGGTGTTCTGTATGTGCGACGCGGTGTGAGATTCCGTCCCTTTATAATTGGTGGACAACAAGAACGCGGACGCCGTTCAGGAACAGAAAACGTTCCCGGAATTATCGCCTTGGGCAAAGCTGCGGAATTGGAAATGTTACACTTAGAAGAGGCGACAAAGCGAGAAAGAAAATTGCGCGATCGCCTCGAACAAGCCATACTCACCAAAATCCCCGATTGCGAAGTGAACGGCGATCCAACGCAGAGATTACCCAACACTACCAACATCGGCTTCAAATATATCGAAGGTGAAGCAATTCTCCTTTACTTAAACCAACACGGTATTTGTGCATCTTCCGGTTCTGCTTGTAGTTCTGGTTCTCTCGAACCGTCTCACGTTCTGCGAGCAATGGGCTTACCCTACACTATTTTACACGGCTCAATCCGCTTCAGCCTCTGTCGCTACACAACAGAAGCTGAAATTGACCAAGTTATCGCGGTAATGCCCGATATTATCCAACGTCTGCGCGATATGTCACCCTTCAAAAACGATCAAGCAGGTTGGTTGCAAGCACAAACACTCGCTCATCGCTAA